In one window of Poriferisphaera corsica DNA:
- a CDS encoding flavin reductase family protein encodes MPSSKSVRNADNPESQTSDLAQILGQIPSGIYVLTAHHEDRRLGMLASWIQQVSFNPPMISIAIAKGRPIMPLISESRHFALCQLADHHTTIKRKFAAPSDFADDPFLGYQIIHGKSPSLPILADSLNYLECEVSCHMDVDGDHDIFIAKILNAKTLNPGPPAIHLRDSGFHY; translated from the coding sequence ATGCCATCATCCAAATCGGTTCGTAACGCAGATAATCCCGAATCACAAACTTCTGATCTAGCTCAAATTCTTGGCCAAATCCCTAGTGGAATCTACGTCCTCACAGCACACCACGAAGACCGTCGGCTCGGCATGCTCGCTTCATGGATTCAGCAAGTCTCATTCAATCCACCCATGATCTCCATCGCTATCGCCAAAGGCCGCCCCATCATGCCCCTCATCTCCGAGTCTCGGCACTTCGCCCTCTGCCAACTCGCCGACCACCACACCACCATCAAACGCAAATTCGCCGCACCCTCCGACTTCGCCGACGACCCCTTCCTCGGCTACCAGATCATCCACGGCAAATCCCCCTCACTACCCATCCTTGCCGATTCACTCAACTACCTCGAATGTGAAGTCTCTTGCCATATGGACGTCGACGGCGACCACGACATCTTCATCGCCAAAATCCTCAACGCCAAAACCCTCAACCCCGGCCCGCCCGCCATCCACCTCCGCGACTCCGGCTTTCACTACTAA
- a CDS encoding Lrp/AsnC family transcriptional regulator, with amino-acid sequence MKRESTPHNSPQSPQDATSFDPTPIEVEDPINTQILTVSEDKVQGFERCPISKIAEMTDLPTDLILTRIKAMLDAGVIRRVRQTLMATNLAPGALIAWKVPADKINDAFEYMFANDPFTGHVVLRSTDGDTPGSTYKLWTTLKVPKPYSMTKHCDYLASKTGAQDYVLLPAKNVFSLGVGHMRRRQLKPGDRSETPGRVHNVTVTDLSDLEWKVLMALKREFTSAELTLNLWQPRAQEIGLSLDEFCHIADELNNRRVIGRFSTFLEHVKKTKTGKTVSRYNALYHWAVSPGQELQAGIEVGRHHCMTHAYWRDGGPTFGNVNIMGVSHGNDKDNVLQHKAAIDAHLKEAGIPVLYTNIFWGGRSEIKPSEISPIVYKQWCEKFNLTPADMHA; translated from the coding sequence ATGAAACGCGAATCCACCCCCCATAATTCCCCCCAATCCCCACAAGACGCGACCTCATTCGACCCCACACCCATCGAAGTCGAGGACCCCATCAATACCCAAATCCTCACCGTTTCCGAGGACAAAGTCCAAGGTTTCGAGCGATGTCCCATCTCCAAAATCGCTGAGATGACCGACCTCCCCACCGACCTCATCCTCACGCGCATCAAAGCCATGCTCGACGCAGGCGTCATCCGCCGTGTCCGTCAAACACTCATGGCCACCAACCTCGCACCCGGCGCGCTCATCGCTTGGAAAGTTCCCGCAGACAAAATCAACGACGCCTTCGAATACATGTTCGCCAACGACCCCTTCACCGGCCACGTCGTTCTCCGTTCCACCGACGGCGACACCCCCGGCTCAACCTACAAACTCTGGACCACACTCAAAGTTCCCAAGCCCTACTCAATGACCAAGCACTGCGATTACCTCGCATCAAAAACCGGCGCCCAAGACTACGTCCTCCTCCCCGCCAAAAACGTCTTCTCACTCGGCGTTGGCCACATGCGCCGTCGCCAACTCAAACCCGGCGATCGCTCCGAAACCCCCGGCCGCGTTCACAACGTCACCGTCACCGACCTTTCCGACCTTGAATGGAAAGTGCTCATGGCCCTCAAACGCGAGTTCACCTCCGCCGAACTTACACTCAACCTTTGGCAACCCCGCGCCCAAGAAATCGGTCTCTCACTCGATGAATTCTGCCACATCGCAGACGAGCTCAACAACCGCCGCGTCATCGGCCGATTCTCAACCTTCCTCGAGCACGTCAAAAAAACAAAGACCGGCAAAACCGTCTCACGTTACAACGCACTCTACCACTGGGCCGTTTCCCCCGGTCAAGAACTACAAGCAGGCATCGAAGTCGGCCGTCACCACTGCATGACCCACGCCTATTGGCGCGACGGCGGGCCAACCTTCGGCAACGTCAACATCATGGGTGTCTCTCACGGCAACGACAAAGACAACGTCCTCCAACACAAAGCCGCCATCGACGCACACCTCAAAGAAGCCGGCATCCCTGTCCTCTACACCAACATCTTCTGGGGCGGCCGATCCGAAATTAAACCCTCAGAAATCTCACCCATCGTCTACAAACAGTGGTGTGAAAAGTTCAACCTCACTCCCGCCGACATGCACGCCTAA
- a CDS encoding PEP-CTERM sorting domain-containing protein gives MLHKQLAMCALLACGFGIGTSADATVYRATFGEIDDVDDYDASDGFDYGAITGGEVIFTISDNLQLESNGILQDGSDTFYSGITFNHVTFTKADGDSVIALNSDVELELWDRLPGENGGWNYITFESDINSEGFTLELRTNSTHANHGNIFNLGTPNPNSLIDGKLLTFADEAERDSIYHTPYFQFYGTGLMLPNGDIEMLLKSLQIVPEPSSMVLIGLGGLALIRRKRA, from the coding sequence ATGTTACACAAACAGCTTGCTATGTGTGCGTTATTGGCGTGTGGGTTTGGCATAGGAACATCGGCGGATGCGACGGTTTATCGCGCGACGTTTGGCGAGATCGATGATGTGGATGATTACGACGCATCGGATGGTTTTGATTATGGAGCGATCACTGGCGGCGAAGTGATTTTCACTATTTCTGATAATCTACAATTGGAATCAAATGGGATTTTGCAGGATGGCTCCGATACATTCTATTCGGGTATAACGTTCAATCATGTCACATTCACGAAGGCGGACGGCGATTCGGTGATTGCATTGAACAGTGATGTGGAGCTTGAGTTGTGGGATCGATTGCCGGGAGAAAACGGTGGATGGAACTATATTACTTTTGAATCTGATATTAACAGTGAAGGATTTACGCTGGAACTCAGGACGAATAGTACACACGCTAATCATGGGAACATTTTTAATCTTGGGACACCGAATCCTAACTCACTAATCGATGGAAAACTGTTGACGTTTGCGGATGAGGCTGAGCGTGACAGCATCTATCACACGCCGTATTTCCAGTTTTATGGTACTGGCTTGATGTTACCGAATGGTGATATTGAGATGCTTTTGAAAAGTTTACAGATCGTGCCGGAGCCGAGCTCGATGGTGCTGATCGGCTTAGGTGGCTTAGCGCTAATTAGACGTAAGCGTGCGTGA
- a CDS encoding PIG-L family deacetylase, producing MANILVVGPHPDDQELGMGGTIIKLAEQGHNILILDITNGEPTPHGSLEEREKEWTLAAKIMGAPRQLLGLKNREVLHTLDARHAVAGIIREHQAEIIFLPFEEDAHPDHRAVTRIVEDARFDAKLTKIDLPGEPIYPRWMIYYYCTHLRWVANPTFCVDITEQMEKKIDAIKAYHTQFVVPEKNRPIVDWLRSMNAYMGSRIGVPYAEPFFTKEPLGLNGLGSLVGI from the coding sequence ATGGCAAATATCTTAGTTGTCGGCCCGCACCCGGATGATCAGGAACTCGGTATGGGCGGCACAATCATTAAGCTCGCCGAACAAGGCCACAATATTCTCATCCTCGACATCACCAACGGCGAGCCAACACCGCATGGTTCACTTGAGGAACGTGAAAAAGAATGGACGCTGGCTGCGAAAATTATGGGCGCGCCGCGGCAACTATTGGGCTTAAAAAACCGCGAGGTATTGCACACCCTCGACGCGCGGCATGCAGTCGCTGGGATTATTCGCGAACATCAAGCTGAGATTATCTTTTTGCCGTTTGAGGAGGATGCGCACCCGGATCACCGTGCGGTGACACGGATTGTGGAGGATGCGCGATTTGATGCGAAACTGACAAAGATTGATTTGCCGGGCGAACCAATTTATCCGCGGTGGATGATTTATTATTACTGCACACATCTGCGGTGGGTTGCGAATCCGACGTTCTGTGTTGATATCACGGAGCAGATGGAAAAGAAGATTGATGCGATTAAGGCGTATCACACACAGTTTGTGGTTCCGGAGAAGAATCGGCCGATTGTTGATTGGCTGCGGAGTATGAATGCGTATATGGGATCACGGATTGGTGTGCCGTATGCCGAGCCGTTCTTTACGAAAGAGCCGCTTGGGTTGAATGGTTTGGGTTCATTGGTTGGGATTTAG
- a CDS encoding glycosyltransferase family 4 protein: MKIMHIITRLIQGGAQQNTVMSCRAQVAAGHQVTLVYGPIYGPEGSLLKEAQQSGAKLIELPSMVRSIHPLKDAQCYLALKKLIKQEKPDIVHTHSSKAGIIGRAAASKVQYSQKTSSNPNPGPIIIHTVHGLPFHDHQPKWVHNLYVGLEQFAAKRCHHIIAITPEMVQAFVDKNIAPASKFSVVPSGVDLSRFKLAPNAKLDARKKLNIPQDAVVIANLARLDPLKGHNDLLDIYPTLKQKLGDNTYLLFIGDGFYRKELEQKIKAQNLTDKIIITGYIPHEQVAATLAAADMKVLPSYQEGQSRTLVEALLLGLPIVAYNVGGIPSICNAHTGRLVTAHDHDALAAAIVDTIENKEKTQKLTEAGREFVRKQYSSQAMTDALQHLYDSLRSIPN; encoded by the coding sequence ATGAAGATCATGCACATTATCACGCGGCTCATTCAGGGTGGTGCTCAGCAAAACACCGTCATGAGTTGTCGCGCGCAGGTCGCCGCCGGCCATCAGGTCACCCTCGTCTACGGCCCAATCTACGGGCCCGAAGGATCACTCCTCAAAGAAGCCCAACAATCCGGCGCAAAACTCATCGAACTCCCATCAATGGTGCGATCCATTCACCCGCTCAAAGACGCGCAGTGCTATCTCGCACTTAAAAAACTGATCAAACAAGAAAAACCCGACATCGTTCACACCCACTCATCCAAAGCCGGCATCATCGGCCGCGCTGCCGCATCAAAAGTTCAATACTCACAGAAAACTTCCTCAAATCCCAACCCTGGCCCCATCATCATCCACACCGTGCACGGCCTGCCCTTCCACGATCATCAACCCAAATGGGTTCACAACCTCTACGTCGGCCTCGAACAGTTTGCAGCCAAACGCTGTCACCACATCATCGCCATCACACCCGAAATGGTACAAGCCTTCGTTGACAAAAACATCGCGCCCGCATCCAAGTTCTCTGTTGTCCCTTCTGGCGTGGATCTCTCGCGATTTAAACTCGCACCTAACGCAAAGTTAGACGCACGCAAAAAATTGAACATACCCCAGGACGCCGTCGTCATCGCCAACCTCGCAAGACTCGACCCACTCAAGGGGCACAACGACCTGCTCGACATCTACCCCACACTCAAACAAAAACTCGGCGACAACACGTACCTGCTCTTCATTGGCGACGGTTTTTACCGTAAAGAACTCGAACAAAAAATCAAAGCCCAAAACCTCACCGATAAAATCATCATCACCGGCTACATCCCGCATGAACAAGTCGCCGCAACCCTCGCCGCCGCAGACATGAAAGTTCTCCCTTCTTATCAGGAAGGACAATCGCGCACCCTCGTCGAAGCGCTCCTGCTCGGCCTCCCAATCGTTGCTTATAACGTCGGCGGCATCCCCTCCATCTGCAACGCGCACACCGGCCGCCTCGTCACCGCACACGATCATGACGCGCTCGCCGCTGCGATCGTGGATACCATTGAAAATAAAGAAAAAACACAAAAACTCACTGAAGCGGGAAGAGAATTCGTCCGCAAACAGTATTCCTCACAGGCGATGACCGATGCGCTTCAGCATCTTTATGATTCGCTGCGATCGATCCCCAACTGA
- the truA gene encoding tRNA pseudouridine(38-40) synthase TruA gives MPESSPDNPKPEPERLRYKLTVAYDGSDFFGWQKQEPPDQEPLRTVQGVLEQALIRKLKQPITLTGASRTDSGVHALGQVAHFDAATRIPVENLAHAVNGCLPPDIDIRHAEVTSPDFQSILGAKNKQYRYRFFISNHRPLGFRNLVYHTRYQLDTTLMQDAANRLVGTHDFEGFATAGHGRESTVRTIYTCNIEQNADFTDIVVTGNGFLWNQIRIIAGTLLEVGRSHFTPSRIDEIIQTTDRQLAGPTLPPSGLTLEWISYDDPSPNSSLDANKMPSTPPTSRDAKVTDVKNISGAQGEDHDTSLPDMTDTSDEQGGDQ, from the coding sequence ATGCCCGAATCCTCCCCCGACAACCCAAAACCTGAACCCGAACGCCTGCGATACAAACTCACCGTCGCCTACGACGGCTCCGACTTCTTCGGTTGGCAAAAACAAGAACCACCCGACCAAGAACCCCTACGCACCGTTCAAGGCGTCCTCGAACAAGCACTCATCCGTAAACTCAAACAACCCATCACCCTCACCGGCGCATCCCGCACAGACTCCGGCGTGCACGCACTCGGACAAGTCGCTCACTTCGACGCCGCCACACGCATCCCCGTCGAAAACCTCGCCCACGCCGTCAACGGCTGCCTCCCCCCTGACATCGACATCCGCCACGCCGAAGTCACCTCACCTGATTTCCAATCCATCCTCGGTGCCAAAAACAAGCAATACCGCTACCGCTTCTTCATCTCCAATCACCGACCCCTCGGCTTCCGCAACCTCGTCTACCACACACGTTATCAACTCGACACCACCCTCATGCAAGACGCCGCCAATCGTCTCGTCGGCACACACGACTTCGAAGGCTTCGCCACCGCAGGTCACGGCCGCGAATCAACCGTCCGCACCATCTACACCTGCAACATCGAACAAAACGCCGACTTCACCGACATCGTCGTCACCGGCAACGGCTTCCTCTGGAACCAGATCCGCATCATCGCCGGCACCCTCCTCGAAGTCGGCCGCAGCCACTTCACCCCCTCACGCATCGACGAGATCATCCAAACCACCGACCGCCAACTCGCTGGCCCAACCCTCCCCCCCTCCGGCCTAACCCTCGAATGGATCTCATACGACGACCCATCACCTAACTCATCATTAGATGCAAACAAAATGCCCTCTACACCACCCACATCGCGCGATGCGAAAGTGACGGATGTGAAAAATATATCTGGCGCACAGGGGGAGGATCATGATACGTCATTACCGGATATGACAGATACATCTGACGAACAGGGGGGGGATCAATGA
- a CDS encoding DUF1570 domain-containing protein, translating to MFKFTLRGVVFHLFKQLLLLTFCIAFLLATIIYFAVGRASALPNNNFSRSASLKLNTTTPILSENAKRYRTDHYIIHTELPQDRVIPIGRHVDQMFEQYEKRFKGLIASQHRPMPIYLFDSESDYIRFLAKYNIHAHNSGGMFVYKQNLKCLALWIGDKPMRDVKAVLQHEGFHQFTWNYIGNNLPVWMNEGLAQYFEDAVITDGTLRTGLADINRTKLVKLMVRSNHFLPFPAIMDMSHDDWSKILSSDPDQASRLYAQAWSMVYFLIHHDDGRNASNVNKYLAALNSGDNPKDSFEEIFSSDRGHLQRQWQRFALTMRNDPVSEAAERMQYLSVALRHFQSQNITIPRNIDKLQHLMRRFGIEVSWTSNNTTQTITANDPRLYTFKRNGLPADFILLASPRDNMPPRILAKGLTPEPMLIWHQTPTGQITPDIIYR from the coding sequence ATGTTCAAATTCACACTGCGAGGGGTAGTATTTCATCTTTTCAAGCAGCTCTTGCTGCTCACTTTTTGCATTGCTTTCCTACTCGCCACAATCATCTACTTCGCCGTCGGCCGAGCCTCCGCCCTTCCCAATAACAACTTCTCTCGCAGCGCCTCACTCAAACTCAACACCACAACGCCCATCCTCAGCGAAAACGCAAAACGCTATCGCACCGACCACTACATCATCCACACCGAACTCCCACAAGATCGCGTCATCCCCATCGGCCGACATGTCGACCAAATGTTCGAACAATACGAAAAACGCTTTAAAGGCCTCATCGCCTCTCAGCACCGCCCCATGCCTATCTATCTATTCGATAGCGAATCCGATTACATCCGATTCCTCGCAAAATACAACATCCACGCCCACAACTCCGGCGGCATGTTCGTCTACAAACAAAACCTCAAATGCCTCGCACTCTGGATCGGCGACAAACCCATGCGCGACGTCAAAGCCGTCCTCCAGCACGAAGGCTTCCATCAATTCACATGGAACTACATCGGCAATAACCTCCCCGTCTGGATGAACGAAGGACTCGCACAATACTTCGAAGACGCCGTCATCACCGACGGAACACTCCGCACCGGACTCGCCGATATCAACCGCACCAAACTCGTCAAACTCATGGTTAGATCAAACCATTTCCTCCCCTTCCCCGCCATCATGGACATGTCACACGACGACTGGTCAAAAATCCTCAGCTCCGACCCCGATCAAGCCTCACGACTCTACGCTCAAGCCTGGTCAATGGTCTATTTCCTCATCCATCACGATGACGGCCGCAACGCCTCTAACGTCAACAAATACCTCGCCGCACTCAACTCAGGCGACAACCCAAAAGATTCATTCGAAGAAATCTTCAGCTCCGATCGCGGCCACCTCCAACGCCAATGGCAACGCTTCGCGCTCACCATGCGCAACGACCCCGTCTCCGAAGCCGCCGAACGCATGCAATACCTCTCCGTCGCACTCCGCCACTTCCAATCTCAAAACATCACCATCCCCCGCAACATCGACAAACTCCAACACCTCATGCGACGCTTCGGCATCGAAGTCTCATGGACTTCCAACAACACCACACAAACCATCACCGCCAACGACCCCCGACTCTACACCTTCAAACGCAACGGCCTCCCCGCCGACTTCATCCTCCTCGCCTCGCCGCGCGACAACATGCCCCCGCGCATCCTCGCCAAAGGGCTCACACCCGAACCCATGCTCATTTGGCATCAGACCCCCACCGGCCAAATCACCCCCGACATCATCTATCGCTAA
- the accD gene encoding acetyl-CoA carboxylase, carboxyltransferase subunit beta codes for MAEQQTKTDSDTNNNPPTSNGARTWQDLKQSDVPEGLWMRCPKCEAMCYQKQVTENLEVCPECDHHYRVGADQRIEQILDPSSFEPLWEDIGPVDALDFVDRIPYAERIEKEQTKTGHKDALICGKGFVKGRGVVIAVMDTRFMMASMGSVVGEKITRCIELATETDRPFILVSASGGARMQESSLSLSQMAKTSAALARFDDLGGLFISILTDPTTGGVTASYAMLGDVIIAEPKALIGFAGPRVIANTVRQELPDGFQRAEFLLQKGFLDRVVHRKELRSEVARLIDYAGK; via the coding sequence TTGGCTGAGCAGCAAACAAAAACCGATTCGGATACCAACAACAATCCGCCCACCTCAAACGGTGCGCGCACCTGGCAAGACCTCAAGCAAAGCGATGTCCCCGAAGGACTCTGGATGCGATGCCCAAAGTGCGAAGCCATGTGCTACCAAAAACAGGTCACCGAAAACCTCGAAGTCTGCCCCGAGTGCGACCACCATTACCGCGTCGGCGCCGACCAGCGCATCGAGCAAATCCTTGATCCCTCATCCTTCGAACCCCTCTGGGAAGACATCGGCCCCGTCGACGCACTCGACTTCGTTGACCGTATCCCTTACGCCGAACGCATCGAAAAAGAACAAACCAAAACCGGCCACAAAGACGCCCTCATCTGTGGCAAGGGCTTCGTCAAAGGCCGCGGCGTCGTCATCGCCGTCATGGACACACGCTTCATGATGGCCTCCATGGGCTCCGTCGTCGGCGAAAAAATCACACGCTGCATCGAGCTCGCCACCGAAACCGATCGCCCCTTCATTCTCGTCTCCGCTTCAGGCGGCGCACGCATGCAAGAGTCCTCACTCTCACTCTCACAAATGGCCAAAACCTCCGCAGCGCTCGCACGCTTCGATGACCTCGGCGGCCTCTTCATCTCCATCCTCACCGACCCCACCACCGGCGGCGTCACCGCCTCCTACGCCATGCTCGGCGACGTCATCATCGCCGAACCCAAAGCCCTTATCGGTTTCGCTGGCCCCCGCGTCATCGCCAACACCGTCCGACAAGAACTCCCTGATGGCTTCCAACGCGCTGAATTCCTCCTACAAAAAGGCTTCCTCGACCGCGTCGTCCATCGCAAAGAACTCCGCAGCGAAGTCGCCCGCCTCATCGACTACGCCGGCAAATAA
- a CDS encoding fumarylacetoacetate hydrolase family protein, translated as MVHRVNNDYNQINHAARNAMRIVRFIDAEGVVRLGAEQGNGTAMILGGDLMKGVGGMGETGESAVITRRLAPIMPCNIYCIGRNYAEHAKEGGAEIPETPVIFMKPTTAVTNPESPVVIPACSSEKGEVDFEAELAVVIGKLGRNISEADAMDYVLGYTIGNDISARKFQKQGGGGQWIRGKSFDTFCPLGPAIVTKDEIVDPQELGIKLTLNGEVMQEDVTGNMIFPVAELIAYISRDTTLLPGTVIMTGTPSGVGFARKPAVWLKSGDEMVVEIEGIGELRNTVESA; from the coding sequence ATGGTTCATCGCGTTAACAATGATTATAACCAGATAAACCATGCTGCGAGAAATGCGATGCGAATTGTGAGATTTATTGATGCTGAGGGTGTTGTGAGATTGGGTGCGGAACAAGGGAATGGGACGGCGATGATTTTGGGGGGAGATTTGATGAAGGGGGTTGGTGGTATGGGTGAGACAGGTGAGTCGGCTGTGATTACGAGGCGGTTGGCTCCGATTATGCCGTGCAATATTTATTGTATAGGTCGGAATTATGCGGAGCATGCGAAGGAAGGTGGGGCAGAGATACCGGAGACGCCGGTGATCTTTATGAAGCCGACGACGGCGGTGACGAATCCGGAGAGTCCGGTGGTCATACCGGCTTGTTCGTCGGAAAAGGGGGAGGTGGATTTTGAGGCGGAGCTGGCGGTGGTGATTGGGAAATTGGGGAGAAATATATCTGAGGCTGATGCGATGGATTATGTGTTGGGGTACACGATTGGGAATGATATTTCGGCGAGGAAGTTTCAGAAGCAAGGGGGCGGCGGGCAATGGATCAGGGGGAAATCGTTTGATACGTTCTGCCCGCTTGGGCCGGCGATTGTGACGAAGGATGAGATTGTTGATCCGCAGGAGTTGGGGATTAAGTTAACGTTGAATGGTGAGGTGATGCAGGAGGATGTGACGGGGAACATGATTTTTCCTGTGGCAGAATTGATTGCCTATATTTCGAGGGACACGACGTTGTTGCCGGGGACGGTGATTATGACGGGGACGCCGAGCGGGGTTGGGTTTGCGCGGAAGCCTGCGGTGTGGTTGAAGTCGGGTGATGAGATGGTTGTGGAGATTGAGGGGATAGGTGAGTTGCGTAACACGGTCGAGTCGGCGTGA
- a CDS encoding DUF6504 family protein, with translation MELFISEPIEPREGSFDARMIARGEPGMPTHFTWRGDEYRVDEILETWKQSGAEGFSGEMYLRRHYFKVLTTSKDVMTVYCERQQKRKNAKQRWFLYTMEKPV, from the coding sequence ATGGAATTATTTATATCAGAGCCGATTGAACCGCGGGAGGGATCGTTTGATGCGCGTATGATTGCGCGGGGTGAGCCGGGGATGCCGACGCATTTTACGTGGCGGGGCGATGAGTACCGGGTGGATGAGATATTGGAGACGTGGAAACAATCGGGGGCGGAAGGTTTTTCGGGTGAGATGTATTTGAGACGGCATTACTTCAAGGTGCTGACAACGTCGAAGGATGTGATGACGGTTTATTGTGAGCGTCAGCAGAAGAGGAAGAATGCGAAGCAGCGTTGGTTTTTGTATACGATGGAAAAGCCGGTCTAG
- a CDS encoding carbohydrate kinase family protein, translating into MAEQVEKEIDVIVAGSCVADLVCRPVPHDIPIGEKVLHEIEPIQMIPGGITANAGITLARLGCKTSVFTYVGADHFGRMMRVIFEERGVDVSAMYTHPEAPTSTTAVLISDDGERSFLHAKGAPKLMDLRAYYKNMEQLESAKYFLWAYYGLNPQIEGCLPKLLEELRMRGTKTAIDAAGDGGGMKPLEEMLPHLDVYVPSYHEAKNQTGKKDVEKILKVYRDCGAPGILGVKLGKEGAVLSGADGELIEIDAVDAPGEVVDTTGAGDCFYAGLLTGLVDGYTLEGAGRLAAAAGACAVTALGGWCGTRARAYTNQLAGFVDV; encoded by the coding sequence ATGGCAGAACAAGTTGAGAAAGAAATTGATGTGATTGTGGCGGGGTCGTGTGTGGCGGATTTGGTGTGCAGGCCCGTGCCGCATGACATACCGATTGGTGAGAAGGTGCTGCATGAGATTGAGCCGATTCAGATGATACCGGGTGGGATTACGGCGAATGCGGGGATTACGCTGGCGCGGTTGGGATGTAAGACGTCGGTGTTTACATATGTTGGGGCGGATCATTTTGGGCGGATGATGCGGGTGATATTTGAGGAACGTGGTGTGGATGTGTCGGCGATGTATACGCATCCAGAGGCGCCGACATCGACGACAGCGGTGTTGATTTCGGATGACGGAGAGCGATCGTTCCTTCATGCGAAGGGTGCGCCGAAATTGATGGACTTGCGTGCGTACTACAAGAATATGGAGCAATTAGAGTCTGCGAAGTACTTTTTGTGGGCTTATTATGGGCTTAATCCGCAGATTGAGGGATGCTTGCCGAAGCTGTTGGAGGAGTTGCGGATGCGGGGGACGAAGACGGCGATTGATGCGGCGGGCGATGGTGGGGGGATGAAGCCGTTGGAGGAGATGTTGCCGCATTTGGATGTGTATGTGCCGTCGTATCATGAGGCGAAGAATCAGACGGGGAAGAAGGATGTCGAGAAGATTTTGAAGGTGTATCGTGATTGTGGTGCGCCGGGGATTTTAGGGGTGAAGCTTGGTAAGGAAGGTGCGGTGTTGTCAGGAGCTGATGGTGAGTTGATTGAGATTGATGCGGTTGATGCGCCGGGCGAAGTGGTGGATACGACAGGCGCGGGGGATTGCTTTTATGCGGGTTTGCTGACGGGGCTAGTGGATGGGTATACGCTTGAAGGTGCGGGGCGCTTGGCGGCGGCGGCGGGCGCGTGTGCGGTGACGGCGCTTGGAGGTTGGTGCGGGACGAGGGCGCGGGCGTACACGAATCAGTTGGCGGGGTTTGTTGATGTGTGA
- the ndk gene encoding nucleoside-diphosphate kinase, with the protein METTFIFVKPDGVQRGLVGEILNRFERKGLQVVGAKMLRVDEDLAGKHYAEHEGKPFYPGLIKFITSSPIMAFAIRGVDAVTVSRTLIGATNGRKADPGTIRGDFGLSGGFNMIHGSDSIESANRELALWFPEGTLEYDKSSNLWTYDPSDLD; encoded by the coding sequence ATGGAAACAACCTTCATCTTCGTTAAACCAGACGGCGTACAACGCGGCCTCGTCGGCGAAATCCTTAACCGCTTCGAACGCAAAGGCCTTCAAGTCGTCGGCGCTAAAATGCTCCGTGTAGACGAAGACCTCGCAGGCAAACACTACGCCGAACACGAAGGCAAACCCTTCTACCCCGGCCTCATCAAGTTCATTACATCCAGCCCCATTATGGCATTCGCCATCCGCGGCGTCGACGCCGTCACCGTCTCCCGTACACTCATCGGCGCAACCAACGGCCGCAAAGCAGATCCCGGAACCATCCGCGGCGACTTCGGCCTCTCCGGTGGCTTCAACATGATCCACGGCTCCGACAGCATCGAATCCGCAAACCGCGAACTCGCACTCTGGTTCCCCGAAGGCACACTCGAATACGACAAGTCCTCCAACCTCTGGACTTACGACCCCTCAGACCTCGACTAA